One Actinomycetota bacterium DNA window includes the following coding sequences:
- a CDS encoding uroporphyrinogen decarboxylase family protein, translating to MSDKHDRALAALELREPDRVPVLDLMLEYTTDNAILGRKAHPLHRMIALPFSTGFMDAFFPRVKSFSLLDLELERFLHLGAAAAERMDYDAAWLPYFPVLRFNDSRTMVDMYGRLNDVGIHASGNLGNPTFREGLIDSPEAWRAWDKRPLLRLPAKVNGAFSRLYKKYGEKMFILGFCSYGIFENIWQPLGFERFVVASRKDRAFLERMIAFHTDLYCELVEAMADAGLPAMVYTDDLAYKSGPMLNPRLIEELFGDSHRRIVETAHTQGMKIVIHSCGNTTALLEYFADCGFDAVHPLEPTAGMELATAKELVGGRMCLIGNLDITHILVDANRDEVFAAVRQAIADAGQGGGYILAPDHSHPDISVERLRWMVEAAREHGRYPLSP from the coding sequence TTGTCGGACAAACATGACAGGGCGCTCGCGGCGCTGGAGCTGCGGGAGCCTGACCGCGTGCCCGTTCTGGACCTCATGCTGGAATACACCACCGACAACGCCATACTGGGCAGGAAAGCCCACCCGCTGCACAGGATGATCGCTCTGCCGTTTTCCACGGGGTTCATGGACGCTTTCTTTCCCCGCGTCAAGAGTTTCTCCCTGCTCGACCTTGAGCTTGAGCGCTTTCTTCATCTCGGGGCCGCCGCCGCCGAAAGGATGGATTACGACGCCGCGTGGCTGCCATACTTCCCGGTGCTGCGCTTCAACGACTCCAGAACGATGGTCGACATGTACGGGCGCCTCAACGATGTCGGGATCCACGCCAGCGGCAACCTCGGCAATCCCACTTTCCGTGAAGGCCTCATAGACAGCCCGGAGGCCTGGAGGGCCTGGGATAAGAGGCCCCTGTTGCGCCTGCCCGCCAAGGTCAACGGGGCCTTCTCGCGCCTGTACAAGAAGTACGGCGAGAAGATGTTCATCCTCGGCTTCTGCTCTTACGGCATCTTCGAGAACATCTGGCAGCCCCTGGGTTTCGAGCGTTTCGTGGTGGCTTCCCGCAAAGACAGGGCCTTCCTCGAGCGCATGATCGCCTTCCACACCGACCTCTACTGCGAGCTGGTTGAGGCCATGGCCGACGCCGGCCTGCCGGCCATGGTCTACACCGACGACCTGGCCTATAAGTCGGGGCCGATGCTCAATCCCCGTCTCATCGAGGAGCTGTTCGGCGATTCCCACCGCCGCATCGTGGAGACGGCGCATACCCAGGGGATGAAGATCGTCATCCACTCCTGCGGCAACACCACCGCCCTCCTGGAATATTTCGCCGACTGCGGTTTCGACGCCGTGCACCCCCTGGAGCCCACTGCCGGCATGGAGCTGGCCACCGCCAAGGAGCTGGTGGGCGGACGCATGTGCCTCATCGGCAACCTGGACATCACCCATATCCTGGTCGACGCGAACAGGGACGAGGTCTTCGCCGCGGTGCGTCAGGCCATCGCCGACGCGGGGCAGGGCGGCGGGTATATCCTCGCTCCCGACCACTCCCATCCCGACATATCCGTCGAGAGGCTGCGCTGGATGGTGGAAGCGGCCCGGGAACACGGCCGTTACCCCCTCTCGCCTTAA
- a CDS encoding PAS domain-containing sensor histidine kinase, producing MNDGERAEPDTYFRLLIDNTLDMITVLDVEGLVVYNSPAVKTYLGYEPGELNGRFAFELIHPDDRETLLASYSDGVRSPSAVQHWEYRFQHKNGSWRFIESMGTNLLDNPDVRGVVVTSRDITDRKRIEEALKRSEEYFRVVMENTMDIIMIIDASASITYINRSSKSILGYNPEEMLGRNALDFVHPEDASAAAETVAAAAKDPGFSPLREVRAIHKDGSICHLEGIGKNFLDHPAVEGIVLSFRDISDRKRAEGELRESEELYRTLVTTSPDGITVTDMNADIIFVSPQLVKMHGFEHAEEMLGTSALDLIAPEDRERATGELAQMMRSGYARNVELTLLRKDGSHFQADLSAALIRDAAGEPRRMVSYTRDISERKKMDAELRERNEELEAFAHTISHDLLSPVAVVEGYAKAALEADAEGRPEAERECLEAIARGARRMSDLINSLLQYAQAGHMDIRESDVDPEEVLLEVLIDLKDEALRRGVGIEVATGLPRIAVDAVKLRQVLSNLISNALKHMGDNPRPEVAIGATVDGPFATFCVRDNGIGIPPELHERVFEPFKHFSLAGTQGLGIGLSTVRRAVTAWGGKVWVRSRPGEGAAFFFTAPLAE from the coding sequence ATGAATGACGGAGAGCGGGCCGAACCGGACACCTACTTCAGGTTGCTCATCGACAACACCCTCGACATGATCACCGTCCTGGATGTCGAGGGCCTAGTCGTCTATAACAGCCCCGCGGTCAAGACATATCTCGGCTACGAGCCGGGCGAGCTGAACGGACGTTTCGCCTTCGAACTCATCCACCCCGACGACCGCGAGACCCTCCTCGCATCCTACAGCGACGGCGTCCGCTCCCCCAGCGCGGTGCAGCACTGGGAATACCGCTTCCAGCATAAGAACGGCTCCTGGCGTTTCATTGAATCCATGGGCACGAACCTCCTGGACAACCCGGACGTCAGGGGCGTAGTGGTGACCTCGCGCGACATAACCGACCGCAAGCGCATCGAGGAAGCCCTGAAACGAAGCGAGGAGTATTTCCGCGTGGTGATGGAGAACACCATGGACATCATCATGATCATCGACGCTTCCGCCTCCATCACCTATATCAACAGGTCGTCTAAGAGCATACTCGGATATAATCCCGAGGAGATGCTGGGAAGAAACGCGTTGGACTTCGTACATCCCGAGGACGCGAGCGCTGCGGCGGAGACCGTAGCGGCCGCCGCGAAAGACCCCGGCTTCTCTCCGCTGCGGGAGGTAAGGGCTATACACAAGGACGGTTCCATATGCCACCTGGAGGGCATCGGTAAGAACTTCCTCGACCACCCCGCGGTCGAGGGGATCGTCTTGAGCTTCCGGGACATCAGCGACCGCAAGCGCGCGGAGGGCGAGCTGCGGGAGTCGGAGGAGCTCTACCGCACCCTTGTCACCACGTCGCCTGACGGCATCACTGTCACCGATATGAACGCGGATATCATCTTCGTCTCCCCGCAACTTGTAAAGATGCACGGTTTTGAGCACGCCGAGGAGATGTTGGGGACCAGCGCCCTCGATCTCATCGCTCCCGAGGACAGGGAGAGAGCGACGGGAGAGCTGGCGCAGATGATGCGGTCGGGCTACGCGAGGAACGTCGAGTTGACCCTGCTCAGGAAAGACGGCTCACACTTCCAGGCCGATCTGAGCGCGGCCCTTATCAGGGATGCCGCGGGAGAGCCCCGGAGGATGGTCTCCTACACCAGGGACATATCCGAGCGCAAGAAGATGGATGCGGAGCTGCGTGAACGCAACGAGGAACTGGAGGCGTTCGCCCACACCATCTCCCACGACCTGCTCTCGCCGGTGGCCGTCGTTGAGGGTTACGCGAAGGCCGCCCTGGAGGCGGACGCGGAGGGAAGACCGGAGGCGGAGCGGGAGTGCCTGGAGGCCATAGCCAGGGGGGCGCGGCGCATGAGCGACCTCATCAACTCCCTCCTGCAATACGCGCAGGCCGGGCACATGGACATCAGAGAATCCGATGTGGACCCGGAGGAGGTCCTGCTGGAAGTGCTCATCGACCTAAAGGACGAGGCCCTCAGAAGGGGCGTCGGCATCGAGGTGGCGACTGGCCTGCCCCGCATCGCGGTGGACGCGGTCAAGCTGCGCCAGGTGCTGAGCAACCTCATCTCCAACGCGCTCAAGCACATGGGAGACAACCCGCGTCCCGAGGTGGCCATAGGCGCGACCGTGGACGGCCCCTTTGCCACTTTCTGCGTACGCGATAACGGCATCGGCATACCTCCCGAGCTGCACGAGAGGGTCTTCGAGCCCTTCAAGCATTTTTCCCTCGCCGGTACCCAGGGCCTGGGCATCGGGTTGTCGACGGTAAGGCGTGCCGTCACGGCCTGGGGCGGAAAGGTGTGGGTGCGATCGAGGCCCGGGGAAGGGGCTGCCTTCTTCTTCACCGCCCCCCTTGCGGAATGA